The Globicephala melas chromosome X, mGloMel1.2, whole genome shotgun sequence genome window below encodes:
- the KCNE5 gene encoding potassium voltage-gated channel subfamily E regulatory beta subunit 5: protein MNCSESQRLRTLLSRLLLELHHRGNASGLGAGPGPSMGMGVVPDPFVSREVTSAKGNDAYLYILLIMIFYACLAGGLILAYTRSRKLVEAKDEPSQACAQHEWLPGGAPAAADAETAAGSPAEDRRPPGPAGLPAPALVRAAEGV, encoded by the coding sequence ATGAACTGCAGCGAGAGCCAGCGGCTGCGGACCCTGCTGAGCCGCCTGCTGCTCGAGCTGCACCACCGGGGCAACGCCAGCGGCCTGGGCGCCGGCCCCGGCCCGAGCATGGGCATGGGGGTCGTGCCCGACCCCTTCGTGAGCCGCGAGGTGACCAGCGCCAAGGGCAACGACGCCTATCTCTACATCCTGCTCATCATGATCTTTTACGCCTGCCTGGCCGGAGGCCTCATCCTGGCCTACACCCGCTCCCGCAAGCTCGTCGAGGCCAAGGACGAGCCGTCCCAGGCTTGCGCCCAGCACGAGTGGCTCCCGGGAGGTGCCCCGGCCGCCGCCGACGCTGAGACGGCCGCCGGATCGCCCGCCGAGGACCGccgcccgcccggccccgccGGGCTGCCCGCCCCGGCCCTCGTCCGGGCCGCCGAGGGGGTCTAG